The region AGCACCACGCCGTTCTCAATGCAGCCAAGCAACTGGAGCAGCGCGGCTGCGAAGTCAGCTTCGCTCCCGTGGATGGCCGCGGGCTGGTGGACCCCGAAGACGTGCGGAGGGCCCTCCGGCCGAATACCAAGCTCATCTCCATCATGACGGCCAACAACGAAACCGGTGCCGTACAACCGGTGGAGGAGATTGGCCGTGTCGCCGCCGAAGCCGATGTCTACTTCCATACCGATGCTGTCCAGGCAGCCGGCAAAGTACCCATCGATGTGGAGCGCATCGGCTGTGACTTGCTCACCATTTCCGGCCACAAGATGCATGCCCCGCAGGGAACCGGAGCGCTCTACGTGCGCCGTGGGACGCTGCTGCGCCCGCTGTTTTACGGAGGCAATCACGAGCGCGGACGCCGCGCCGGCACCGAGAATGTCCCCGGCATCGTCGCCTTGGGCCGGGCTGCGGAGCTGGGGCGCGACGGCCTAAGCAACGGCGAGATCGCGCGCCTCCAGGGTCTTCGTGACCGCCTGGAGACTGCGGTCCTCGAGGAGTTCGAGGGCGTGGGTGTCAATGGCGCTGGTGCGCCGCGTGTCCCCACTACGACCAACGTCTTCTTCGATTGGATCGAGGGCGAGGCCCTGGTGATTGCGTTGGACCTCAAGGGCCTGGCCGTTTCCACCGGAGCGGCGTGTTCCTCGGGCGCCGTCGAGCCCTCCCACGTCCTCACGGCCATGGGGGTTTCGCCCGAGCGGGCGCGTGCCAGCATGCGCTTCAGCCTGGGGAAACAGAACACCGCCGAAGACGTGGACTTCGCACTGTCTGTCCTGCCGGAAGCGCTGGCGCGGCTGCGTGATCTCTCGCCCGTCTACCAGAAGCGCCGGGCGACCGTCGGCACCTAGGCGCGCTCTTTCGCGCCTTGGGGCGAATTAGAATCATCGATGTAGCTGGTGCTGACTGCTGAGTGCTTATCGCTTATTGCTCTTATGGCTGCCTCCACCATCGCCGTCGCCATGTCGGGCGGGGTTGATTCCTCGACGGTCGCGGCCCTGCTGCGCGACGAGGGGCATTCCGTCGTCGGGCTCACCATGCAGCTCTGGGACCAGCGCCGTCTGTCAGGACATCCAGGAATGCCCGAAGCTGTGCACGGCCGCTGCTGTTCCATCGAGGATGTGCATGACGCGCGGCGGGTTGCCGAGGACCTGGGTATCCCGCATTACGTCGTCAACCAGCAGGCCCGCTTCGAGCGTGACGTCGTCCGACCCTTCGTGCACGAGTACCTGGCCGGCCGCACACCCATCCCTTGCAGCCTGTGCAACAACCATCTGAAGTTCGATCAGTTGCTCATTACGGCCCGGCAGATCGGGGCCGACTCGCTGGCCACCGGCCACTACGCGCGGATCGAGTTCGATTCCGCCAGCGGGCGCTGGCTGCTGCGCCGCGGAGTGGACGAGACCCGCGACCAGAGTTACTTCCTCTTCGGCCTGACCCAGGAACAGTTGAGCCGCACCCGGTTCCCGCTGGGCGGTTTGCGCAAGACCGAAGTTCGTGAACTGGCGCGATGTCACGGCCTGGCTGCCGCCAACAAGCCCGATTCGCAGGAGATCTGCTTCGTTCCCGGCGGCGACTACAAGCTGTTCCTCGAAGCCTACCTTCAGGAGCAGGGCCAGTCGCTGCCTGACTCCGCGGGCGAGCTGGTGACGCCAGACGGCACCGTGCTCGGACATCACGCCGGTGTCCACCACTTCACGGTGGGACAGCGCAAGGGCCTAGGCGTGGCCACCGGGTCGCCTCTCTATGTGCTTTCCGTGGATGGCCAGACGCACCGCGTGACCGTAGGCAACGAAACCGAGCTCTACTCTCAAACACTGCGAGGGCGTGGTGTGAACTGGATTGCGCTGGCTGAGCCCACCCGCCGGCTGCGCGCCGCGGTGAAGGTCCGCCACCGCCACGAGCCGGCTCCCGCGTGGATCGAGCCTTCCGGGGAAGGCGGCGTACAGGTCGCTTTCGATGAGCCCCAGCGCGCCGTTACTCCCGGCCAGGCCGCGGTATTCTACGACGGCGATGTCGTGCTGGGCGGCGGCTGGATCGCCTGAATCAACAAGAGAGCCTCCGCTGTGCGGAGGCTCTTGTAGTTCCTGATTGCGCCAATCTAGATAAACATTTCTTCTTCTTGCGCGGCGCGCGCGGCTTCGCGGGGCGTTGATGGGCGTCGCGAGCGCCCGAAAAACGCGTCGATGCCGACTCCCAGTCCCTGCACCAGCGCGGCCAGTTGCCGCACCGGCGAGATGACCGTGTCATGCATGAGGTCCGTGGTTTCTTCCACTTTGTCCAGGGCGCGGGAAACCAACTGGTCGGCGCGGATCACCTGCAGGCGTGTGCGGTCCACCGCGTCTTCGGCCAGTTCGTCCAGACGTCCGGCTTGCGTTTTCAACGTGGCCGTCGCCGCCGCCAAGTCGCCGGTGATGGCCGCCAGGTTGGGACGTATGTCCTGCAGCATCGCCGTGGCGCCATCGAGCAGCGGTAGACCCCGCTTCTGGATCTCATCGGCCAGTCCATCGATGCGCGTGGCGGTGCGCCTGACGCTCAGGAACAAGCCGATGAGAATCCCCATCTGGATGACGACGGCGATCGATGTCGCCGCCACAAACAGCATCAGGAGTGTCTGCGTGGATTGATCCATGCGGATGTTCTCCGCCTGCTGCCGGCCCCTTGAGCCGGCGATTCACCGCCTACGACGACTTCTTGCTCGCACCTTCCGTTACGCTCTCACGATAGGCCTGCTTGCCGGCCTCCACCGCGGCGCTCAACTGCTCCTTCTGCCGCGAGACGGCTTCACGCCCACGATCGGCCCACTGCTCAGCCTGCTGGCGCGCCTGCCGCCCGCGGGTGGCCAGGTAATCGCGCCCTTCCTCCGCCTTCAGACGGAGCGACTCGCGGGTTTCCTCCCCGGAGCGCGGAGCATACAGAACGCCCAGCAGGGCGCCCAATCCGAGTCCTGCAACGAACCACATGAAGCTGTTGCCACCATTGTCCTGCGCCATGACTGCCTCCTGGAAATAAGGTGGAATCTCGATGGTAGCACCCAGGCATGTCGTTTTACAAACGCGACCGGTCAGGGCTTGTGAGTCGGCCGAATGTGCACTTCGCTGGCGAAAGCTTGCGGAGCCTGCGTCACCAGCATGGCGACGACGTGGGCGATGTCCTCAGGCTGCAGCAGCTTGGCCGGGTCCTTGCCCCGGTGCGGCCCGAGTTCGGTGTGGGTCGAGCCGGGACAGATCAGCGCCACCCGGATGCCGTAGCCACGCAGCTCTTCTGCCACGGAGACGCTGAGTCCGTTCAGGCCCCATTTGGAAGCGGCATACGCGGCGCCGTTGGGCAGCGGGTTCTTGGCCGCCAACGAGGAGATGTTGATGATGTGGCCGCGGCGGGCGCGAATCATGGCCGGCGCGAAAGCACGGATCGCGAGGTACACGCCGCGCAGGTTCGTAGACAGGATGCGGTCCCACTCCTCCGGGCTCACCTCGTGGAGTGCCTGACCGAAGCCGCCGACGCCGGCGTTGTTCACCAGGATGTCCGCGCGGCCGAACTCGGCCTCGACTCGGCGGGCCAGGGCCTCCACCGACGCCAGTTGGGTCACATCGCATTCGAGCGCGAGGGCACGGCCACCGGCTGCGTGGATGGCCGCCGCGGTGGCCTCCAGGGGGGCGCGCGACCTGCCACAAATCACAGCAATCGCACCCATCGAGGCCAAACGGCGTGCGATAGCCGCGCCGATGCCGCGGCCGCCTCCGGTTACGATGGTAACCTGCTCGGCGAGGGGCTCCTCGTTGCTCATGGCGACGGTCCTTCTCGTGGTGTCAATAGCTTACTGTAAGAGCGAGGCTGGACAAGCCTCCGGCCATCTTCCCGTGGGGGAGGAGCATCTTAACTACGTGAGAGCGCTTGCTGATGTTGCTTGCGCCTGACGGGGCGGGTTCCTATAATGTCGCATCCGCGGCTGGTCCGCGCAGGTTCCAGTGGGGCGGGCTGGCAGGTCGGGTCCGGTTCCCTGGACCCGAGTCGCGGGATCCCCTTGCGGCGACGGGGCCCAGGGCGGAAGCCGTCGCTGCATTTCCCAAATCTGAAGGAGCACCGATGAAGAAGTCGCACGTGATAGTTGCGCTGGTTCTGGCGGTGGGTCTGTTGGCCTGCATGCCCCAGCCGGCGTGGGCCCAGAGTATCAAAGACCCCGCAGAGTACAACGCCTATGTCGGCGCTCTGAATCAGCAGGATCCACAAGCGCGCATCAGCGCTCTGGAGGGTTTCCTCATCCAGTACCCCAATACCGTGGCCAAGGAAGACGCCCTGCTGGGATTGCTGGGAGCCTATTTCCAGACCCAGAACCAGGCCAAGGCCATAGAGACGGCGAACCGGCTCCTGCAGGTGAACCCGGACAGCTTGCGGGGCCTGGTGGTGCTGGTTTCCACCAAGCGCGCCGCCGCCCAGGCGAACCAGAACCCGCAGCAGAATCTGGCGGAGGCCAAGCAGCTCGCGCAGCGGGGCCTGAATGCTCTCGAGACTGCCAAGCCGCGGGAGGGCGAACCACTGGCCGACTTTGAAACTCTCAAGGCCCAGGCAGGGATCATTTTTCACGGCGCCATCGGTCTTGCGGCCATGCAAGACAAGCAGTACGCCTTGGCCCAGCAGCACCTTCGTGCCGCCGTGGAGGCCAATCCGAATGATGTCAACGACGTCTACGCGCTAGCCACGGCCTATCTTTCCAGCGATCCGCCGGATGATGTGAACGGACTGTGGTTCACTGCCCGGGCCGCCAACCTGGTGGCGGGCACGCCGGCGGAGAAGCAGATCTCCGACTTCGGCCGCAAGCGCTATCGCCACTACCACGGCAGTGAAGAAGGCTGGCCGGAACTGCTGGCTCAGACCAAGGGCACCCCGCTGCCGCCTGCCGGCTTCAGCATCAAGCCTGCGCCTACGCCGGCCGAGCTGGCCCAGCAGATGGTGAATGGCAAGGCCGTGCGTGAGATGAACTTTGCCGAGTTCGAATTCATCCTGGGCGTGGGCGGAGCTCCGGCGGAGAAGGTGTGGACCGAGCTCCAGGGCAAACCGCTGCGTTTCCAGGGCAAGGTGATCGGCGCGTCGCGCACCACGCTGCGGCTGGCGGCCACGCAGGACGCCATCGATGAGAACCGGGCTGACGTCGAATTGGCAATGACAGCAGCGCTACCGGTCCGTCTGGTTCCGAAAGCCGGTGCCGACATTGCAGTAGAGGGTGAACCCACCGCCTATGACGTCAAGCCGTTCCTGATGAAGATGCAGAACGGAACGCTTCTGCGCGGACGCTGAAGAACTTTCACCAAAGAAAAGGCAGCCCGAGGGGGCTGCCTTTTTCTCTTTCCGGGCGGGATCAGCGGGCTGCTTTGCGCTCCATGGGCGCGGGGCGGGCGCTACGCGGAGGGCGGCGCACTCCGTTACGCAAGGCGCGAATGTCCAGCTTAAGCTCCTGGATGGTGCGTGCCAGCGTATTGCGGTGCATGCCCAACTGCCGCGCGGCGCGGCATTGGTTCCCCTGGTTCTCGATCAGCACGGTAAGAATAAAGCGCTTCTTGAATTCACGTACCGCTTCCGAATAGAAGATCCCGCTGTGATACATCTGCGAAACCAGAGCTTCGAGTTGGTCTTTCACCTCGCGCCTCTCTTTCCAGTTGGCTCGGTTGCAGCAGTGAACGCAATCACTTCCTGTTCGATTCTTTCCCGCGCGTTTCCTCCGGGGCTCGTCCGCCGGGGACGACCTTGAGAAATCGCTCGCGGATTTCCCGTGGCGCCACCCGTGCCATCATGCGCCCGGTCATGAGCACGTAAGGCCCGAAGGCCGATCCTGCCAGCACGCGGGATTCGGGCACAAACGCCGCCAATACCATGACCACCACCGTGGCCACGACAATGCCGCGTACCAGACCGAAAACGGCGCCCAGCAGCCGGTCGAACCAACGCAGGCCGGATTCCTTCACTACCCCGCTCACAAATCGCCCCAGCATTCCGGCCAGGACCATCACCAGCACGAATACAGTCAAAAATCCCGTGGCGTCAGCGACGGCATCACTCTTCACGTAGGGCGCGAACCATGCTGCCACCCGTGCATGCTGCCACGCCGCCAGCCAATACCCGACCACCGCCCCGCCAAGAGAAAAAAGCTCGACGAACAAGCCTTGTCCCGCGGCCATCAATACCGAGGCCAGCACTACCATCAGGATCAGCCAGTCCAGACTGGACACCGGTGGCTACACCTCCAGCTCGCGGCCGGTCAGTCTGCGATAGGCCTCCTGATACTTCGCGCTGGTCTTGTGCGCCACCTCGACCGGCAGAGCCGGCGCCGGTGGCTGCTTATTCCAGCGGATGGACTCCAAATAGTCCCGAACGTACTGCTTGTCGAAGGACTCCTGCGGACCACCCGGGCGATACTTGTCCGCGGGCCAGAAGCGCGAGGAATCCGGGGTGAGCACTTCATCCGCCAACACCAGCCCGGCGGGCGTGCGGCCGAACTCGAATTTGGTGTCGGCTATGAGAATGCCCCGTTCGGCGGCATAGTCAGCCGCCTTGCTGTAAATGCGCAGGGTCAAGTCGCGAAGCGTCTCGCTGAGTTCGGGGCCTGCGCGTTTGACCATCTCGGTAAAAGGAATGTTCTCGTCGTGCCCGCTGGTGGCCTTGATGGCGGGCGTGAAGATCGGCTCCGGAAGCTTGTCGGATTCCTGCAGCCCCGCGCGCAGCTTGATGCCGCAGACCGAGCCGGTCTGCCGGTATTCCTTCCAGCCGGAGCCGGAGAGGTAGCCGCGCGCCACGCACTCGATGGGCACCATGTCCGCCTTGCGCACCAGCATGGAGCGGCCACGCAACTGGTCGGACCAGGGCTGCACCGCGGCCGGATAGTCCTCCACCCGGGCCGTGATCAGGTGGCTGGGAACAATCTCCTCCAAGAACTCAAACCAGAAGAGAGAGAGCTGGGTCAGGACCCGGCCCTTGTGCGGAATGCCCGTGGCCAGAACGTAATCAAATGCGGAGATGCGGTCCGTGGCGACGAACAGCAACGTGCCGTTCAGCCGGTACAAGTCGCGCACCTTACCACTGGCATGCAGCGGTAGCCCAGGAAAGTCGGTGCTCAACAGAACATCTGGTTGTGAGGTTTGCGTGGTCACGGTCGGAAGAACTCAGCAGGAAAAACGAAGCGTATTC is a window of Terriglobales bacterium DNA encoding:
- a CDS encoding cysteine desulfurase family protein, with product HHAVLNAAKQLEQRGCEVSFAPVDGRGLVDPEDVRRALRPNTKLISIMTANNETGAVQPVEEIGRVAAEADVYFHTDAVQAAGKVPIDVERIGCDLLTISGHKMHAPQGTGALYVRRGTLLRPLFYGGNHERGRRAGTENVPGIVALGRAAELGRDGLSNGEIARLQGLRDRLETAVLEEFEGVGVNGAGAPRVPTTTNVFFDWIEGEALVIALDLKGLAVSTGAACSSGAVEPSHVLTAMGVSPERARASMRFSLGKQNTAEDVDFALSVLPEALARLRDLSPVYQKRRATVGT
- the mnmA gene encoding tRNA 2-thiouridine(34) synthase MnmA, whose product is MAASTIAVAMSGGVDSSTVAALLRDEGHSVVGLTMQLWDQRRLSGHPGMPEAVHGRCCSIEDVHDARRVAEDLGIPHYVVNQQARFERDVVRPFVHEYLAGRTPIPCSLCNNHLKFDQLLITARQIGADSLATGHYARIEFDSASGRWLLRRGVDETRDQSYFLFGLTQEQLSRTRFPLGGLRKTEVRELARCHGLAAANKPDSQEICFVPGGDYKLFLEAYLQEQGQSLPDSAGELVTPDGTVLGHHAGVHHFTVGQRKGLGVATGSPLYVLSVDGQTHRVTVGNETELYSQTLRGRGVNWIALAEPTRRLRAAVKVRHRHEPAPAWIEPSGEGGVQVAFDEPQRAVTPGQAAVFYDGDVVLGGGWIA
- a CDS encoding YtxH domain-containing protein, with protein sequence MAQDNGGNSFMWFVAGLGLGALLGVLYAPRSGEETRESLRLKAEEGRDYLATRGRQARQQAEQWADRGREAVSRQKEQLSAAVEAGKQAYRESVTEGASKKSS
- a CDS encoding SDR family NAD(P)-dependent oxidoreductase; protein product: MSNEEPLAEQVTIVTGGGRGIGAAIARRLASMGAIAVICGRSRAPLEATAAAIHAAGGRALALECDVTQLASVEALARRVEAEFGRADILVNNAGVGGFGQALHEVSPEEWDRILSTNLRGVYLAIRAFAPAMIRARRGHIINISSLAAKNPLPNGAAYAASKWGLNGLSVSVAEELRGYGIRVALICPGSTHTELGPHRGKDPAKLLQPEDIAHVVAMLVTQAPQAFASEVHIRPTHKP
- a CDS encoding helix-turn-helix domain-containing protein, whose amino-acid sequence is MKDQLEALVSQMYHSGIFYSEAVREFKKRFILTVLIENQGNQCRAARQLGMHRNTLARTIQELKLDIRALRNGVRRPPRSARPAPMERKAAR
- a CDS encoding CvpA family protein; the protein is MSSLDWLILMVVLASVLMAAGQGLFVELFSLGGAVVGYWLAAWQHARVAAWFAPYVKSDAVADATGFLTVFVLVMVLAGMLGRFVSGVVKESGLRWFDRLLGAVFGLVRGIVVATVVVMVLAAFVPESRVLAGSAFGPYVLMTGRMMARVAPREIRERFLKVVPGGRAPEETRGKESNRK
- a CDS encoding phosphoribosylaminoimidazolesuccinocarboxamide synthase, with the protein product MSTDFPGLPLHASGKVRDLYRLNGTLLFVATDRISAFDYVLATGIPHKGRVLTQLSLFWFEFLEEIVPSHLITARVEDYPAAVQPWSDQLRGRSMLVRKADMVPIECVARGYLSGSGWKEYRQTGSVCGIKLRAGLQESDKLPEPIFTPAIKATSGHDENIPFTEMVKRAGPELSETLRDLTLRIYSKAADYAAERGILIADTKFEFGRTPAGLVLADEVLTPDSSRFWPADKYRPGGPQESFDKQYVRDYLESIRWNKQPPAPALPVEVAHKTSAKYQEAYRRLTGRELEV